A region from the Methylovorus glucosotrophus genome encodes:
- a CDS encoding UvrD-helicase domain-containing protein: protein MFEILPLTPELLAELGDELGGCDFTDPSQTDFLAKAISCDVQAAPGNGKTTLLAAKLALLSRNWLTRRRGVCVISHTNAARTEVQDLIARHPTAARLITYPHFTGTVTAFINQYLALPYLRGMGWSVRQIDDDAFAAEALRRYPGWGVLDNLAKNKKLKLKRRLEEWIAFLDLDPEFTDIRAEPKALAVRCRKGQWGSHTDCGKALESLKASMVRSGLYRYPDMTALAWRAILENPALAERLRDRFPLVILDEAQDTHGEQLRLLEHVFKQDGTAFQRLGDSNQTLYEDYGASPAYWMPGPGCIPLDTSRRFGGEIAGFASRLTARQAQTIVGLGIRPASRVIFLFDEDTIGGVLGAFADEARALWGDDCSRRDVWAVASRHNLPGKKGAWKPKSLVDYHPAYRSEAGSREKANLLCRQLQKAAVHHASSRPPAEVSEMLAVGISGLARAYGWRAANDRPITAHNVWAALSHRDLALPRAVRRLLRDHVLAGDAVWDQGAWQVFMEQLLPLFAPHPDGAEGDVAGFCGFVSEQKADLTDPERRSTKQVRFDELTLRLGSIHSVKGKSVDGILVVESEIWKGSSADEQCIDLTTVLPRAFGVTDQPFTGVGLTAATNVFVGVTRPRELLGLALRKSEAAALIGPAMAQGWKIVDLVAQAAVLKK, encoded by the coding sequence ATGTTCGAGATCCTGCCGCTAACGCCCGAACTGCTTGCCGAACTTGGCGATGAGCTGGGCGGTTGCGATTTCACCGATCCGAGCCAGACCGACTTCTTGGCAAAAGCCATCTCATGCGATGTTCAGGCGGCGCCCGGCAATGGTAAGACGACGCTGTTGGCGGCGAAGCTCGCGTTGCTTTCGCGCAACTGGTTGACCCGCAGGCGAGGCGTCTGCGTGATCTCGCATACCAATGCCGCACGGACGGAGGTCCAAGACCTAATCGCCCGCCACCCGACCGCGGCACGGCTGATCACCTATCCCCATTTTACCGGCACGGTCACGGCTTTTATAAACCAGTACCTTGCATTGCCTTACCTCCGTGGCATGGGCTGGAGCGTGCGTCAGATTGATGACGACGCCTTCGCGGCGGAGGCGTTGCGCCGATATCCGGGTTGGGGCGTCCTCGACAACCTTGCCAAGAACAAGAAGCTCAAACTGAAGCGGAGGCTCGAAGAGTGGATTGCGTTCCTCGATTTGGATCCGGAGTTTACTGACATACGTGCAGAGCCCAAGGCCCTCGCAGTGCGGTGTCGCAAAGGACAATGGGGCTCCCACACCGATTGCGGGAAGGCCCTCGAGTCCCTAAAAGCCTCGATGGTCCGGAGCGGACTCTATCGCTACCCCGATATGACCGCGCTCGCGTGGCGTGCGATCCTTGAAAACCCGGCTCTTGCTGAGCGGCTGCGTGATCGATTCCCGCTCGTCATTCTTGATGAGGCGCAGGATACTCATGGCGAGCAGCTCCGACTGCTGGAGCATGTCTTCAAGCAGGACGGGACAGCGTTCCAACGCCTCGGGGACAGCAATCAAACGCTCTACGAGGACTATGGAGCATCCCCGGCCTATTGGATGCCAGGCCCCGGCTGCATCCCTCTGGATACCAGCCGTAGGTTCGGTGGGGAGATCGCCGGTTTTGCAAGCCGACTCACCGCGCGCCAGGCTCAGACGATTGTGGGCTTGGGCATACGGCCGGCGTCGCGAGTGATATTCCTGTTCGACGAGGATACAATCGGTGGGGTTCTCGGAGCCTTCGCAGATGAAGCGCGCGCGCTGTGGGGCGACGATTGCAGCAGGCGCGACGTCTGGGCGGTCGCATCGCGTCACAATCTTCCCGGCAAGAAGGGGGCGTGGAAGCCTAAGAGTCTCGTCGACTATCATCCGGCGTATCGCAGCGAAGCTGGTTCTCGCGAGAAGGCCAACCTCCTTTGCCGGCAGCTTCAGAAGGCTGCGGTACACCATGCCTCATCGCGCCCTCCTGCTGAGGTCAGCGAGATGCTCGCAGTCGGCATTTCCGGTTTGGCGCGCGCCTATGGGTGGAGGGCGGCGAATGATCGTCCGATTACTGCGCACAATGTGTGGGCGGCGCTATCGCATCGCGACCTCGCGTTGCCGCGCGCTGTTCGCCGACTTTTGCGGGACCATGTACTTGCCGGCGATGCCGTCTGGGATCAGGGAGCATGGCAGGTGTTTATGGAACAGTTGCTGCCCCTCTTCGCCCCGCATCCTGATGGCGCCGAGGGTGATGTCGCCGGATTTTGCGGATTCGTCTCCGAGCAAAAGGCCGACCTTACCGACCCTGAACGCCGCTCCACGAAACAGGTGCGGTTCGACGAACTCACACTGCGGCTGGGATCGATCCACTCGGTCAAGGGAAAGAGCGTGGACGGGATTCTCGTTGTCGAGAGCGAGATATGGAAAGGCAGCAGCGCAGACGAGCAGTGCATCGATCTTACCACGGTGCTTCCCCGCGCATTCGGCGTTACTGACCAGCCATTTACGGGGGTGGGGCTCACCGCCGCGACAAATGTTTTCGTGGGTGTAACTCGACCGCGGGAATTGCTTGGCCTGGCGTTGCGCAAATCCGAAGCAGCGGCGCTGATAGGGCCTGCCATGGCTCAAGGGTGGAAAATCGTTGACCTTGTGGCCCAGGCTGCGGTGTTGAAGAAATGA
- a CDS encoding DUF4279 domain-containing protein: MVEKNGWTLNIIRDRLLGLPMPPDATFIGSTSLANDSCQCGDTMSQDKKVQGHLYTVELRFSGDQLEPSEISARLNLRPSKAFSQLQNQSTISKRLPYWGYNGQGEGGFKPEWESLEDGLDFLLKSLRSRKTEVITLAHEFDGLWWCGHFQASFNGGPTLSPKLLTEIGSYGMPLSIDNYFAEE, translated from the coding sequence ATGGTGGAAAAGAATGGCTGGACTTTAAATATTATAAGGGACCGCCTACTTGGTTTACCGATGCCTCCGGATGCTACCTTCATTGGCTCCACCTCTTTGGCCAACGATTCCTGCCAATGTGGTGACACCATGAGTCAAGATAAAAAAGTACAAGGTCATCTCTACACAGTAGAACTGAGATTCTCAGGTGATCAATTGGAGCCATCTGAAATCTCAGCTCGATTGAATTTACGGCCGAGTAAGGCATTTAGCCAATTGCAAAACCAGTCAACTATAAGCAAACGCCTCCCATATTGGGGATACAACGGACAAGGAGAGGGTGGATTCAAGCCGGAGTGGGAGTCTTTGGAAGATGGCTTGGATTTCCTTCTTAAAAGTTTGAGATCCAGAAAAACTGAAGTTATTACTCTTGCCCATGAGTTTGATGGGCTATGGTGGTGCGGTCATTTCCAAGCCAGCTTTAACGGCGGTCCTACTCTATCTCCGAAATTATTAACTGAAATAGGCAGCTATGGAATGCCTTTGAGCATCGATAATTATTTCGCTGAAGAATAA
- a CDS encoding DUF6980 family protein, with product MDYKKDKHCCQNMSVHLARGELSIRYTPKFREYGILYKNENSIQQISFCPWCGTKLPSTLRELWFEQLDELGIEPEDDIPDEYNSDEWWKRMAGL from the coding sequence ATGGACTATAAAAAAGATAAGCATTGCTGTCAGAATATGAGCGTTCATTTAGCTAGAGGAGAATTATCGATTCGATATACCCCTAAGTTCCGTGAGTATGGAATTCTTTACAAAAATGAAAACAGTATTCAGCAAATAAGTTTCTGTCCATGGTGCGGGACCAAATTACCTTCGACATTGAGGGAGTTATGGTTTGAGCAATTAGATGAATTGGGGATTGAGCCAGAAGATGATATTCCAGATGAATATAACAGTGATGAATGGTGGAAAAGAATGGCTGGACTTTAA
- a CDS encoding SDR family NAD(P)-dependent oxidoreductase, whose product MDLKLNGKLALVTGSTAGIGYAIAATLAREGAKVIINGRTQSAVNKAIAEIKTSTNTEVLGFAGDLSTADGADALFKQYPNVEILVNNLGIFEPKPFEEIPDADWIRFFDVNVLSGIRLSRMYLPSMKQADWGRIIFISSESAIQIPAEMVHYGMTKTAQIAVARGVAETVAGTGITVNSVLPGPTKTRGVVDFVDALGQDGQTFEEFEKEFFEKARPTSLIKRFASPEEVASLVAYVASPLASATTGAALRVEGGVLKGAF is encoded by the coding sequence GTGGATCTTAAATTAAATGGAAAACTGGCATTAGTAACTGGCAGTACAGCCGGCATCGGATATGCCATCGCTGCCACTCTGGCACGCGAGGGGGCCAAAGTCATCATTAATGGCAGGACACAGTCAGCTGTTAACAAAGCAATAGCTGAAATCAAAACCAGCACCAATACTGAAGTCCTTGGTTTCGCAGGCGACTTAAGCACAGCAGATGGAGCCGACGCACTATTCAAACAATATCCCAATGTAGAAATCCTGGTGAATAATCTAGGTATCTTCGAACCTAAGCCGTTTGAAGAAATCCCCGATGCCGACTGGATACGATTTTTTGATGTAAATGTATTGAGCGGAATACGGTTATCACGCATGTACCTACCCTCCATGAAACAAGCAGACTGGGGCCGCATTATTTTTATCTCCAGTGAAAGTGCGATCCAGATACCCGCCGAAATGGTGCATTACGGCATGACCAAGACCGCCCAGATTGCCGTAGCAAGAGGCGTGGCTGAAACCGTGGCAGGCACAGGCATTACCGTCAATAGCGTGTTACCGGGGCCAACAAAAACGCGAGGCGTGGTAGATTTTGTGGATGCTCTGGGACAAGACGGACAGACGTTTGAAGAATTCGAAAAAGAGTTCTTTGAAAAAGCGAGACCCACCTCATTAATCAAGCGCTTTGCCAGCCCTGAGGAAGTCGCCTCTCTCGTGGCCTATGTCGCTAGCCCGCTAGCATCTGCAACAACAGGCGCAGCCTTGCGGGTGGAAGGTGGCGTATTGAAGGGGGCGTTTTAA
- a CDS encoding SDR family oxidoreductase, which yields MNRFQHKAVLVTGGNSGIGLATAQAFSKEGARVVITGRDQKTLDEAKKSLGESAIALQNDAGDLAAAKALAEVISNANIKLDAIFINAGVAKFASLEDADEGLWDMTFNTNIKGAYFTIQALLPYLNKGAAIILNGSINAHIGMPNSSIYAASKAALISLAKTLSAELVGRGIRINVVSPGPVVTPLYGKLGIPAEQLDAVASSIEAQVPLKRFGTPEEVASAVTYLASTDAAFIVGTELIVDGGMSQL from the coding sequence ATGAATCGTTTTCAACATAAGGCAGTATTAGTGACAGGCGGCAATAGCGGCATCGGCCTTGCAACGGCTCAGGCTTTCAGTAAAGAAGGCGCCCGCGTTGTGATTACAGGAAGAGATCAGAAAACATTGGATGAAGCTAAGAAGTCGCTGGGAGAATCCGCCATTGCATTGCAAAATGATGCAGGCGATCTCGCCGCAGCTAAAGCATTGGCAGAAGTCATTTCTAATGCGAATATCAAACTTGATGCCATTTTTATCAATGCCGGCGTGGCCAAATTCGCATCCCTGGAAGACGCGGATGAAGGCCTGTGGGATATGACATTCAATACCAATATCAAAGGTGCCTATTTCACCATCCAGGCACTACTCCCCTATCTCAATAAAGGCGCGGCCATCATTCTGAATGGATCCATCAATGCCCATATTGGCATGCCTAATTCCAGCATCTATGCTGCCAGCAAGGCCGCATTGATTTCTTTGGCTAAGACCTTATCCGCTGAACTTGTTGGACGTGGCATCCGCATCAATGTAGTGAGTCCAGGGCCAGTGGTAACGCCACTATATGGTAAGTTGGGTATTCCTGCAGAACAGCTGGATGCGGTAGCTTCAAGCATAGAAGCTCAAGTGCCGCTCAAGCGGTTTGGTACACCAGAAGAAGTAGCAAGTGCAGTGACTTATCTTGCCTCTACGGATGCAGCATTTATTGTAGGGACCGAGCTGATTGTAGATGGCGGCATGAGCCAATTGTAA